A section of the Bombus fervidus isolate BK054 chromosome 9, iyBomFerv1, whole genome shotgun sequence genome encodes:
- the LOC139990796 gene encoding galactoside 2-alpha-L-fucosyltransferase SEC1 translates to MSHAQQHVLASAIVLALIVVFGIHVFLFPMYTSNPPARHIKISTYEQALCRTTLKNIRIPPEWRNPCPKYGIVSAVQGGRLGNQIWEYVSVWATARRTGLEPFMPRCILKTLEEYFENLSIPPLSYIGRCNLDVSQVVNSLGQWNSTEQNIIIPRHAAYWSLILVWLDDVRREFTFKPNLRAYAENVLKEVAEEFNLSEPTFVSIHIRRTDYVDYLWQKLKIRPAPVSYYFAAMDYFIGKYHNVVFVVTSDNIVWCKYNLNSKRHRIKFVSDINARGPGKDLAVLSACNHSIIDYGTYGSFGAILAAGETVVYNVTTYFSTLIAEVLPNWKIMS, encoded by the exons atgAGTCACGCTCAGCAGCATGTACTTGCAAGTGCAATAGTTCTTGCTCTGATAGTGGTCTTTGGCATCCATGTCTTCCTGTTTCCTATGTACACATCCAACCCACCAGCCCGCCATATAAAGATTTCAACATATGAACAAGCTCTTTGTCGCACTACCTTAAAGAATATCAGAATACCACCAGAGTGGAGGAATCCTTGTCCCAAGTATGGAATAGTTTCTGCAGTTCAAGGTGGTAGGCTTGGGAATCAGATCTGGGAATATGTATCGGTGTGGGCTACTGCAAGAAGGACCGGCTTGGAACCGTTTATGCCACGATGCATATTAAAAACTCTTGAAGAATACTTTGAAAATCTCAGTATTCCACCACTCAGTTACATTGGAAGATGTAACTTAGATGTTAGTCAAGTTGTTAATTCTCTTGGACAATGGAACAGTACagaacaaaatattatcataCCAAG ACATGCAGCCTATTGGTCTCTTATTCTGGTGTGGTTGGATGATGTACGAAGAGAATTTACATTCAAGCCAAATTTAAGAGCTTATGCAGAAAATGTCTTGAAAGAGGTGGCAGAGGAATTTAATTTGTCTGAACCAACATTTGTAAGCATACATATACGAAGAACAGATTATGTGGATTACTTATGGCAAAAATTAAAGATCAGACCTGCACCAGTCAGCTATTATTTCGCGGCAATGGATTACTTTATTGGCAAGTATCATAATGTAGTTTTTGTAGTAACTAGCGATAATATAGTTTGGTGCAAGTATAATTTGAATAGTAAAAGACATAGAATCAAATTCGTGTCTGATATAAATGCAAGAGGTCCAGGCAAAGATCTTGCAGTTTTATCAGCATGTAATCACAGTATTATAGATTATGGTACATATGGTTCGTTTGGCGCAATTCTAGCTGCTGGTGAAACcgttgtatataatgtaacgACATACTTTTCTACATTAATTGCTGAAGTTTTGCCAAACTGGAAGATAATGAGTTGa
- the LOC139990873 gene encoding carcinine transporter encodes MLMSSCFFIAFIYLAQAFLVVVPTEYWCKLPQVKDLTAEQLRDFMIPSAKMVPYEGHHLAYSRCWVYDIAVEKAIAAPQPDANWPVKKCNEWEFKLSASDVPYISVAAEQKWVCDESYKATLAQSIFFMGSIVGGIVFGWLADKYGRVPVLIATNVFAFVGGICTMYITKFWQFCVCRFIVGVAYDNSFVMAYILVLEYVGPRWRTFIGHMSYGIFYTIGTMIIPWIAYVVADWQTFSLITTVPICAVIVAPFVVPESVRWLIGKGHIEEAMKIISKIEKVNNRTIPNDVYNEFLEDCGKTAETLAGEEHTIFDLFKTKRLRRITLLLTVVWGIIQMAYDGHIRCLDRLGMNVFTTFTIASATEFPAEIVIVYTLDVFGRRWTLFVAVILSGLFSLLASSVSIGIVFVSFAICGRLFINIASNIAMQYAAELLPTVIRGEGVAFIHVTGYVTSICSPFIAFSSTLMYNLPMIILGTCCIFAGSLSLFLPETLMEQLPQTMMDGELFGIDQAFWETPLTKKKPPEPMVHHLHAKRPVKQPAILRSSMISGYIGNVRRHTLIQRRVRALQRH; translated from the exons ATGCTAATGTCCTCCTGCTTTTTTATCGCGTTCATCTATCTCGCGCAAGCGTTTCTCGTCGTAGTACCAACAGAATATTGGTGCAAACTTCCGCAAGTGAAAGACCTTACCGCCGAACAATTAAGAGATTTCATGATACCTAGCGCGAAAATGGTCCCTTACGAAGGCCATCATTTAGCGTATTCTCGATGCTGGGTATACGATATAGCAGTGGAAAAAGCGATCGCTGCACCTCAGCCGGATGCAAATTGGCCGGTGAAGAAATGTAACGAATGGGAATTTAAATTATCCGCTTCTGACGTGCCTTACATATCCGTAGCCGCAGAACAGAAATgg GTATGCGACGAAAGCTACAAAGCGACACTAGCACAGAGTATCTTTTTTATGGGTTCGATTGTTGGAGGCATAGTATTTGGTTGGCTAGCTGACAAATACGGAAGAGTTCCGGTCTTAATTGCAACCAATGTTTTTGCGTTTGTCGGTGGCATTTGTACCATGTACATAACCAAATTCTGGCAATTCTGCGTCTGTAGATTCATCGTTGGTGTGGCCTATGACAACAGTTTCGTGATGGCTTATATACTAGTTTTGGAATACGTGGGCCCCAGATGGAGAACTTTTATCGGTCACATGTCCTATGGAATATTCTATACTATTGGCACGATGATTATACCATGGATAGCTTATGTGGTCGCCGATTGGCAAACTTTTTCTCTGATCACGACCGTTCCAATATGTGCTGTTATAGTCGCGCCTTTCGTTGTTCCTGAGAGCGTCAG GTGGTTAATTGGAAAGGGACATATCGAGGAAGCTATGAAGATCATCTCGAAGATCGAGAAAGTAAATAATCGCACGATACCTAACGATGTATATAACGAATTTTTGGAAGATTGCGGGAAAACTGCAGAAACCTTGGCTGGGGAGGAACACactattttcgatttatttaaaacaaaacgTTTAag AAGGATCACGCTGCTATTAACGGTGGTATGGGGCATCATTCAAATGGCCTACGACGGTCACATAAGATGCTTGGACCGCCTCGGCATGAATGTATTCACTACATTTACCATAGCATCCGCGACCGAATTCCCAGCCGAGATAGTAATCGTCTACACTCTCGACGTGTTTGGTCGAAGATGGACGTTGTTCGTCGCGGTGATACTCTCCGGATTGTTCAGCCTACTCGCATCCAGCGTCTCGATAGGGATCGTCTTCGTCTCTTTCGCGATTTGTGGCAGACTCTTTATCAATATCGCCTCGAACATCGCGATGCAATACGCGGCTGAATTACTACCGACGGTGATACGAGGCGAGGGCGTGGCGTTCATACACGTGACAGGGTACGTTACTTCCATCTGCAGCCCCTTCATCGCCTTCTCCAGCACACTGATGTACAATCTGCCGATGATCATCCTTGGCACGTGCTGTATATTTGCTGGATCTCTCAGTCTCTTCCTTCCTGAAACACTGATGGAACAACTACCCCAAACGATGATG GACGGAGAGTTATTCGGAATCGATCAGGCTTTCTGGGAAACGCCATTGACGAAGAAAAAACCACCGGAACCAATGGTACATCACCTGCACGCCAAACGTCCTGTAAAACAACCGGCCATACTGCGCAGCAGTATGATTTCCGGTTACATTGGCAATGTGAGACGACACACTCTAATACAACGAAGAGTCCGAGCACTCCAGAGACACTAA